The Spirosoma foliorum genome has a window encoding:
- the rpsF gene encoding 30S ribosomal protein S6: MFLNNYETVFILTPVLSDAQMKDAVDKFRKVLTDNGAELVHEDNMGLRKLAYPIQHKNTGYYQLFEFKAPGTIIEKLNTEYLRDERIIRHLTVSLDKHAVAYNDRKRNGLVGKKKQTENA, translated from the coding sequence ATGTTTCTTAATAACTACGAGACGGTGTTCATTTTAACTCCCGTTTTATCTGACGCTCAGATGAAGGACGCCGTTGACAAGTTCCGTAAAGTGCTGACCGATAACGGTGCGGAGCTTGTTCACGAAGACAACATGGGCTTGCGTAAACTAGCCTATCCAATTCAGCATAAGAACACGGGTTACTACCAACTCTTCGAGTTTAAGGCCCCCGGCACGATCATCGAGAAGCTCAACACTGAGTATCTCCGTGACGAGCGTATTATCCGTCATTTGACGGTGTCGCTCGATAAGCATGCTGTTGCTTACAACGATCGTAAACGCAATGGCTTAGTGGGTAAGAAAAAACAAACCGAAAACGCCTAG